From Anaerohalosphaera lusitana, one genomic window encodes:
- the gmk gene encoding guanylate kinase, with amino-acid sequence MPENANKKGNLVVISGPSGVGKSTICKEIVDRTDAFLSVSATTRSRGEGEVEGKNYYFLSRSEFEKKIQAGEFLEYAEVFGNLYGTPWGPVEKALDEGKTVLLEIDVQGGQKAKKLFKDAIMVFILPPKESELEKRMHGRARGEDRTSAEKRLQSAGNEIAQAWQSYDHMVINDDLEEAVTEIISIIEGKSGE; translated from the coding sequence ATGCCCGAAAATGCGAACAAAAAAGGCAATCTTGTAGTAATAAGCGGGCCAAGCGGCGTGGGTAAAAGCACCATCTGCAAAGAGATCGTCGACCGCACCGATGCGTTCCTGAGCGTCTCGGCCACGACTCGCTCCCGCGGTGAAGGCGAAGTCGAAGGCAAAAACTACTACTTCCTCAGCCGCAGTGAATTCGAAAAGAAAATCCAGGCAGGCGAGTTCCTCGAATACGCCGAGGTCTTCGGAAACCTCTACGGCACACCGTGGGGACCTGTCGAAAAAGCACTCGATGAAGGCAAAACGGTCCTTCTCGAGATAGACGTCCAGGGCGGACAGAAAGCAAAAAAGCTTTTCAAGGATGCTATCATGGTATTCATCCTGCCGCCCAAAGAAAGCGAACTGGAAAAAAGAATGCACGGCAGGGCTCGCGGCGAGGACCGCACCTCAGCCGAAAAACGACTCCAAAGTGCCGGCAACGAAATCGCCCAGGCATGGCAGAGCTACGACCATATGGTAATTAATGACGATCTCGAAGAAGCTGTTACCGAGATCATATCGATCATAGAAGGCAAGTCCGGAGAATAA
- a CDS encoding DNA-directed RNA polymerase subunit omega, translated as MLENLKSSDLIKKVGGRFKLSSLIQKRMKELMEGSRPLIDNPEGMTAMEIAVEEIKQDKIAIDWGEEEEETTEFKL; from the coding sequence ATGCTCGAAAATCTTAAAAGCTCAGACCTTATAAAGAAAGTTGGCGGCCGTTTCAAACTCAGCTCCCTCATCCAGAAACGCATGAAGGAACTGATGGAAGGCTCGCGTCCGCTCATCGACAACCCAGAAGGCATGACCGCTATGGAGATCGCCGTCGAAGAGATCAAGCAGGACAAGATCGCGATCGACTGGGGCGAAGAAGAAGAGGAAACCACCGAATTCAAACTCTGA
- a CDS encoding flavoprotein — protein sequence MTEGGLNGINVLLGVSGGIAAYKAADLASKLTKARASVTTVMTENACRLVRPKTFEAVTANPVFTSMWTGPEEYRIGHIDLADRSDLVIIAPATANIIAKAAHGISDDLLSTTICVCWEKPTLLAPAMNTRMWENPITQQNVQTLKDKLNFRLVGPATGSLACKTEGVGRMSEPADILHAACELAKTIRS from the coding sequence ATGACCGAAGGCGGTTTAAACGGCATTAATGTTCTTCTCGGCGTCAGCGGCGGAATCGCTGCTTACAAGGCGGCTGACCTGGCGAGCAAGCTTACCAAAGCTCGCGCAAGCGTCACCACCGTTATGACCGAGAATGCCTGCCGCCTCGTTCGGCCAAAAACCTTCGAGGCCGTCACCGCAAACCCCGTATTCACGAGCATGTGGACCGGTCCGGAAGAATACCGCATCGGCCACATCGATCTGGCCGACCGCTCGGACCTGGTCATCATTGCACCGGCAACAGCGAACATCATCGCCAAGGCCGCCCACGGCATCAGCGACGATCTGCTCTCCACGACCATCTGCGTCTGCTGGGAGAAGCCGACCCTTCTCGCACCGGCCATGAACACCCGCATGTGGGAAAACCCGATCACCCAGCAGAACGTCCAAACACTCAAGGACAAGCTCAACTTCCGGCTCGTCGGCCCGGCAACCGGTTCACTCGCCTGCAAGACCGAAGGCGTGGGCCGAATGTCCGAACCGGCCGACATCCTTCACGCCGCATGCGAACTCGCAAAAACGATCCGATCATGA
- a CDS encoding phosphopantothenoylcysteine decarboxylase produces the protein MNITITAGGTREYIDPVRFISNASSGRMGYALAAAARDAGHSVTLITAPTALQPPDDVTVINVTTSEDMFTAVRSAFPATDCLIMAAAVSDYRPAKTSSTKIKKSDAELTIRLEPTTDILRWAGQNKTTQLIVGFALEDTDLETRAEKKLRDKNADMIIANAPSAISADESALKIKTPNTPWQTLPPAPKQTNAKKIITEIEKLYT, from the coding sequence ATGAACATTACGATCACAGCAGGGGGCACACGCGAATATATCGACCCCGTCCGCTTCATCTCCAACGCATCCAGCGGACGCATGGGCTACGCACTCGCCGCCGCCGCTCGCGATGCGGGCCACAGCGTCACGCTCATCACCGCACCGACCGCGCTGCAGCCGCCCGACGATGTAACGGTCATAAACGTCACCACCTCCGAAGACATGTTCACCGCCGTCCGCAGCGCCTTCCCCGCCACCGACTGCCTCATCATGGCCGCCGCCGTCTCCGACTACCGACCCGCAAAGACCTCGTCCACCAAGATCAAAAAATCCGACGCCGAACTCACCATCCGCCTCGAACCCACTACCGACATCCTCCGCTGGGCGGGCCAAAACAAAACCACCCAGCTCATCGTCGGCTTCGCCCTCGAGGACACGGATCTGGAAACCCGAGCCGAGAAAAAACTCCGCGACAAAAACGCAGACATGATAATCGCCAACGCCCCCTCCGCAATCTCCGCCGACGAATCCGCCCTGAAAATAAAAACCCCCAACACCCCCTGGCAAACACTCCCCCCAGCCCCAAAACAAACAAACGCCAAAAAAATAATCACCGAAATCGAAAAACTGTACACATAA
- a CDS encoding helix-turn-helix domain-containing protein: MPNIAEKLKHLRISSGLTQKQVTDRTGIDDSRLSEYENGRSEPRLGILAKLADVYGVTLDSLFSAQIEPELRVLWRNEPQNKRDIQQEFLTYCRQYHQLEMWTNSKVEKKLPYPEISARRFHYQEVADLAAETRSLMGLGNRPGQTLFSILQEVYGVKIFHLDLEDAGIAACTVSEEFGPAIALNCNCPRWRRNHDIAHELFHILTWEHFGHSSEQLVLTDQEEKYATCFAGNLLMPEETVKAAVNKATDDSGKVSFNRLEMIAREFDVTLESLIWRLHYVYNFDLDETKSWIERSKNLVQKRARDKGEKPELFPERYKALAIGALLDGQISIGKFARFMQISRSAAKDYLSNESIDYAEMPVTNF; encoded by the coding sequence ATGCCAAATATTGCTGAAAAACTCAAACATTTAAGAATCAGTTCTGGCCTTACGCAAAAGCAGGTCACAGATCGCACAGGAATAGACGATTCACGACTTAGCGAATACGAGAATGGCCGTAGTGAACCACGTTTGGGGATACTGGCAAAACTTGCTGATGTCTACGGAGTAACGCTTGATAGTTTGTTTTCGGCGCAAATAGAGCCGGAGTTAAGGGTATTATGGCGGAATGAGCCACAAAACAAGCGAGACATACAGCAAGAATTCTTGACTTACTGTCGGCAATACCATCAACTTGAAATGTGGACTAACAGCAAAGTTGAAAAAAAACTTCCCTACCCTGAAATATCGGCAAGAAGGTTCCATTATCAGGAAGTCGCCGACCTGGCAGCGGAGACACGCTCACTGATGGGCCTTGGAAACCGTCCAGGTCAGACCCTTTTTTCGATTTTGCAGGAAGTATATGGCGTTAAAATTTTCCACCTGGATTTAGAGGATGCGGGCATCGCTGCATGTACCGTAAGCGAAGAATTCGGTCCCGCCATTGCCCTTAATTGTAACTGTCCAAGATGGCGACGTAATCATGATATTGCTCACGAATTGTTTCATATTCTGACTTGGGAACATTTTGGTCATTCCAGTGAACAGTTGGTTTTGACGGATCAGGAAGAGAAGTACGCGACCTGCTTTGCTGGCAATCTTCTGATGCCCGAAGAGACTGTAAAGGCTGCGGTAAACAAAGCCACAGATGACAGTGGCAAAGTTTCGTTCAATCGACTTGAAATGATCGCTAGAGAGTTTGACGTCACATTGGAATCTCTTATCTGGCGACTGCATTATGTTTACAACTTCGATCTCGATGAAACGAAGTCCTGGATTGAACGTTCGAAAAACCTGGTTCAAAAAAGAGCCAGAGATAAGGGCGAAAAGCCGGAACTGTTCCCTGAGCGGTATAAGGCATTAGCAATCGGCGCTTTGCTGGATGGTCAGATATCAATCGGCAAGTTCGCCAGGTTTATGCAGATAAGCAGGTCGGCAGCAAAAGATTATCTCTCGAATGAAAGCATCGACTATGCCGAAATGCCGGTTACTAATTTTTGA
- the ribD gene encoding bifunctional diaminohydroxyphosphoribosylaminopyrimidine deaminase/5-amino-6-(5-phosphoribosylamino)uracil reductase RibD: protein MSKHEHNKDEHTTADSRFMRMALDLARNGIGSVEPNPAVGCVLVKHGQVIGRGYHKAFGGPHAEVEALSDADAKKNSVRRATAYVTLEPCCHHGKTPPCTDALIEAGVSRVVVAVRDNAPHVAGNGIKALRSAGVSVTTGVLADEAMALNWWFFHYHMTGRPWVICKWAQSIDGKCAFRDSAAHGQWITNAQSRKDVHKTRRRCQAVLVGVGTVITDDPELTARPALERYPARVVLDSSLRTPLKSKLLRPADNETIIITTEQAAKEKADKLAELEATHAKVAKVTADADGKCDLGAVLKLLGKLGMSQMLVEGGPTVHAAFLKAQLANELNIYIAPKILGRTGTADISKAVTKSADMLRLKDVNTRKLGNDTLVSAICAI from the coding sequence ATGTCAAAACACGAACATAATAAGGACGAGCATACGACTGCAGACAGCCGGTTCATGCGGATGGCGCTGGATCTGGCACGCAACGGTATTGGCTCGGTCGAGCCTAACCCGGCGGTTGGATGTGTGCTTGTCAAGCATGGGCAGGTGATCGGCCGGGGATATCACAAAGCGTTCGGCGGGCCGCACGCGGAGGTGGAGGCTCTCAGTGATGCGGATGCGAAGAAGAACTCGGTGCGACGCGCGACTGCGTATGTGACGCTTGAGCCTTGCTGTCATCACGGCAAGACACCGCCTTGTACGGATGCACTGATCGAGGCGGGTGTGTCGCGAGTGGTGGTTGCGGTGCGTGACAATGCGCCGCATGTGGCGGGTAACGGGATAAAGGCGTTGCGATCGGCGGGGGTGTCAGTGACGACGGGTGTGCTGGCGGATGAGGCGATGGCGCTGAACTGGTGGTTCTTTCATTATCACATGACGGGGCGGCCTTGGGTGATATGCAAGTGGGCGCAGTCGATCGACGGCAAGTGTGCGTTTCGCGATTCTGCGGCGCATGGGCAGTGGATCACGAATGCGCAGTCACGGAAGGATGTGCATAAAACGCGCCGACGGTGTCAGGCGGTGCTGGTGGGAGTGGGGACGGTGATAACGGACGATCCGGAGCTTACGGCTCGGCCCGCGCTGGAACGGTATCCGGCCAGGGTTGTGCTGGACTCGTCATTGCGTACGCCGTTGAAGAGCAAGCTGCTCAGGCCAGCCGATAACGAAACGATCATCATTACCACGGAACAGGCGGCGAAGGAGAAGGCAGATAAGCTGGCCGAACTGGAGGCAACACATGCGAAGGTAGCGAAGGTCACGGCGGATGCGGACGGCAAATGCGACCTGGGGGCGGTGCTGAAGCTGCTCGGCAAGCTGGGCATGTCCCAGATGCTGGTCGAGGGCGGCCCGACGGTCCACGCGGCGTTCTTGAAGGCACAACTGGCAAACGAACTGAACATCTACATAGCACCAAAAATCCTCGGCCGCACCGGCACAGCAGACATATCAAAGGCTGTAACAAAAAGCGCAGACATGCTGCGGCTGAAGGATGTGAACACGCGGAAACTGGGGAACGACACGCTTGTATCGGCGATATGTGCTATCTAG
- the ligA gene encoding NAD-dependent DNA ligase LigA yields the protein MAEDVKKKIEKLRDEIRHHDRLYYVENSPEISDQEYDKLFHKLQKLEEEQPDLITPDSPTQRVGGEPVEGFDNVRHSVPMLSIDNTYNEGELRNFDKRVAKALETDDYTYVIELKIDGVAMSLRYEDRMLVRGATRGDGVTGDDVTSNVKTIHAIPLKLSDSDDIPDVLEVRGEVYMPKKSFAALNEYRDEQGQPPFANPRNATAGSLKTLDPSVVAKRNLAFFAYSVGETSTELADTHYEALKKLESFGLPVDPRTKRVGNIDDVIDFLQKWADKKTDLDYQIDGMVIKVDSYDQQDRLGATGRAPRWCIAYKFPAERKETTVKSVQTQVGKTGTLTPVAHLEPVHVSGTTVSRASLHNFDEVRRLDVREGDKVLIEKAGEIIPQVVEVTNADRKGRSEKVKPPKECPICGTEVKVIERKRSGSEEDRAAKGEQTHTYVCPNGSCPAKVREEFIHFVGRSQMDIEHLGPKIIDQLLDKRLIENFADIYRLDHFKLGRLDRMGAKSIERLLDSIEESKERPLFRFITALGIPNIGTQNAEILADHFGSIENLMDIKREDLEAIDQIGPVIADSVYDYFHDEGNRKVIRELLDEGVKPKGPKKKSNKLEGKTFVVTGTLSHFKRDDIKRTIKNNGGKASSSVSKNTDYLVAGDNPGSKYDKAQQLGVSVISEGEFAEMADIELD from the coding sequence ATGGCTGAGGACGTCAAAAAGAAGATCGAAAAGCTGCGGGACGAGATACGTCATCACGATCGGCTTTACTACGTGGAGAACAGCCCGGAGATATCCGACCAGGAATACGACAAGCTGTTTCATAAATTGCAGAAGCTGGAAGAGGAGCAGCCGGATCTGATCACACCGGATTCACCCACGCAGAGGGTAGGCGGGGAGCCGGTGGAAGGATTTGACAATGTGCGGCATTCGGTGCCGATGCTGAGTATCGACAACACGTATAATGAGGGCGAGCTGCGGAATTTCGACAAGCGGGTCGCAAAGGCGCTGGAGACGGATGACTATACGTATGTGATCGAGCTGAAGATCGACGGGGTCGCGATGAGCCTGCGGTACGAGGATCGGATGCTGGTGCGAGGCGCAACGCGGGGCGACGGCGTGACCGGCGACGATGTGACGAGCAATGTCAAGACGATCCACGCGATACCGCTCAAGCTCAGCGACAGCGATGATATACCGGATGTGCTGGAAGTTCGCGGCGAGGTGTATATGCCGAAGAAGTCGTTTGCCGCACTGAATGAGTATCGCGACGAGCAGGGACAGCCTCCGTTCGCGAATCCGCGGAACGCTACGGCCGGTTCGCTCAAGACGCTGGATCCGTCGGTGGTGGCAAAGCGGAACCTGGCGTTCTTCGCGTATTCTGTCGGTGAGACGTCTACGGAGTTGGCGGATACGCATTACGAGGCGTTGAAGAAGCTCGAGTCTTTCGGCCTGCCGGTGGATCCGCGTACCAAGCGGGTGGGCAATATCGACGACGTGATAGATTTCCTGCAGAAGTGGGCGGATAAAAAGACTGACCTGGATTATCAGATCGACGGAATGGTGATAAAGGTGGACTCGTACGATCAGCAGGATCGGCTTGGGGCGACCGGTCGTGCGCCGCGGTGGTGTATCGCGTACAAGTTCCCGGCCGAGCGGAAGGAGACCACGGTGAAGTCGGTGCAGACGCAGGTGGGTAAGACTGGCACGCTGACGCCGGTGGCGCATCTGGAGCCGGTGCATGTTTCGGGGACGACGGTTTCGCGGGCGTCGCTGCATAATTTTGACGAGGTGCGGCGGCTGGATGTGCGCGAGGGGGACAAGGTGCTGATCGAGAAGGCCGGCGAGATAATACCGCAGGTGGTGGAGGTGACGAACGCGGATCGGAAGGGGCGGTCGGAAAAGGTGAAGCCGCCGAAGGAGTGTCCGATCTGCGGTACGGAGGTGAAGGTGATCGAACGGAAGCGGTCCGGGTCCGAAGAGGATCGGGCGGCGAAGGGCGAGCAGACGCATACGTATGTTTGTCCGAACGGATCGTGTCCGGCGAAGGTGCGTGAGGAATTTATACATTTCGTCGGGCGGTCGCAGATGGATATAGAGCATCTGGGGCCGAAGATAATCGACCAGCTCCTGGACAAGCGGCTGATCGAGAATTTTGCAGACATTTATCGGCTGGACCATTTCAAGCTGGGTCGGCTGGATCGGATGGGGGCCAAGAGTATCGAGCGGCTGCTGGACAGTATCGAGGAGTCGAAGGAGCGGCCTTTGTTTCGGTTTATTACCGCGTTGGGTATTCCGAACATAGGGACGCAGAACGCCGAAATTCTTGCGGATCATTTCGGGTCGATCGAGAATCTAATGGACATCAAGCGAGAGGACCTGGAGGCGATAGATCAGATCGGGCCGGTGATCGCGGATTCGGTGTACGACTATTTTCATGACGAGGGGAACCGCAAGGTTATTCGCGAGCTGCTGGATGAAGGCGTGAAGCCGAAGGGGCCTAAGAAGAAGTCGAACAAGCTGGAGGGCAAGACGTTTGTGGTGACGGGTACGCTGTCGCACTTCAAGCGGGACGATATAAAGCGGACGATAAAGAACAACGGCGGGAAGGCGTCGTCGTCGGTTTCGAAGAATACGGACTACCTGGTTGCGGGCGACAATCCGGGGAGCAAATATGACAAGGCGCAGCAGCTTGGTGTGTCCGTGATCAGCGAGGGAGAATTCGCGGAGATGGCGGATATTGAGCTGGACTGA